Genomic window (Allostreptomyces psammosilenae):
GTCAGGCAGTCCACGGCGCTGGCGTGGTAGCCGACGTCGATGCCGGGCGCCTGGCACTCCAGGTCGGTGTTGTGACGGCAGTCCGCCATCGTGCAGGCGCCGACGTGGCCGGGGCCGGAGGGGTCGCCACCGGTGGGCAGGT
Coding sequences:
- a CDS encoding DUF1540 domain-containing protein gives rise to the protein MQMPVINECAVDACAYNQEHACHALAITVGGRDHAQCDTYFPDLPTGGDPSGPGHVGACTMADCRHNTDLECQAPGIDVGYHASAVDCLTYQPA